AATAATATTGAACTTACGTTAGACGGTGTAATTGATTTTATTAATCACCGTCACAAGGATCTTGAAAGTGATTATAAAGTTTTTAAAGAACAGTTTGTAGTCTGTTGGGCGGGTAATAAGAAGGTGGTCAATGGTGTTACCTATTATTATCGTGTTGATATAGAATTGATCAACGAGCAAGTAAAACTCTTCTATTCAAATTTAGATGAGGTAACTATAACCTATGACAATGATTCTTTTTCCACAATAGAGTTTGTGCAATTGGGCTTGGGCGCAAAGCAAAAATATTACCCGTTAGAAAAGGTTGTCATTAATTTTAGTGAAAATGGCACCTATCAAATTAAAAGCGATTTGTTGTTTGATCCACCTGTACATGATAAAGAGGAATTGAAGAAAATCTATGAAAGTAACAATGCCTTGGTGATTAAGGCAAAGAAAAATGTAGAACTGACCATTGCAGAAATAAAGCAATTAAAATATTTGGCAGATTCTTATTTGATATGTTTTTTAAACGGATTTGAAGAAGCAAAGGAGCGCATGGAAAAAGCAAGACAGATTTTAAAACCTAAGTATCCTAATATAAATGCTTCGCTCAAAGAAGCACTTCGTGTTTTACGAAAAGTTAAATATTCTTAATCCACAGTTGCTCGTAGGGTTTTAAAGGTAATTCGTTACGTATTAATTCTAATGTTTTTCCGGAAAGCAAATCAGTAGATTTTTTGCCCGTGTGAATACCTATAGAAAGTAGCCAGCCTACGTTTATCATCTCGGTGACCTCGTTAAAATTACTCAGTACCCAAATAGTTTCGTTTTTATTGGTACGTTCAAAAACGAATATATGTTCATTAGGGCAACCATGTACTTTAAGGTCGTTAGTGTCGGCAAATACGCTATGCTCTTTTCGTATGCGGATCATATCTTTTAATCCGTTATAAACTATAGAGGGGGCACTTTTTATATCTTTTTCAATTTTAGAAACTACATCCCAATTTTGTATAGGTCTGTTAACCCACCTATTGTCATTTATATGCTCTTGGTTTTGCTCATAGCTATAATCATTTAAAGTGGCGATTTCATCACCAGCATAAATCATGGGTATTCCACCGTAGGTTAAAATTATGCCGTGCATCATTAAAATTTTAGCGATGGCATAGTCAATAATTTTATCATTCTTTTGCTCAAGTGCGGTTTCTAAACCTAATAAGGATGCGGCACTTCCGGTTATTCTACCATCTCCATTTTTAGGGTTGTACATGAACATGAGCCCTTTTGCTGGCGACCAATCTAACTTTCCACAATAATAGTTAAGAATAAACTGTTTGTGTGCCGTAGGGTCATAACCCATAGCCCTTACAAAATCATCATCATAGCCAAGACCAATATCATCATGACAGCGTATGTAATTGATCCAAGTGGCATCCTCTGGTTTTGTAGGAATATCAGAAACGCTTTTTACCAATAAAGAGGCTTTTTTGGTGGCTATTGAATTCCAAAGCAACGCCATTAAAGAGGCGTTGTAAGCAACTTCACATTCATTACCGGTTAATATGCCTTCCCCAAAATACTTTATAATATTTCTAGGAGCTACAATAGCTTCCGCTAAAAGAATAACACCAGGTGCCACAACTTGTAAGCACATTCTAAAAAGGGAAATTAGGGTATGGGCTTCCGGTAAATTTTGTGACAGTGTACCTAGTTTTTTCCATAGAAAGGCAAGAGCATCAAAACGGATAACATCTACCCCCAAATTTGCAAGTCCAACTAAATTACTGAGCATTTCAATGAACACTTCTGGGTTTCTATAATTTAAATCCCATTGGTAACTATTGAAACAGGTCATTACCCATTTTTCCATTTCAGGGCAATAGGTAAAATTACCAGGTGCAGATTGCGGAAAAATTTCGGGCATGGTTTTTTCAAACTCGTCAGGGATATGACGGTCAGGGTAGGTATAGTAATAGTTTTGATAATGTAGATCACCTTCTTTTGCTTTTTGTGCCCACTCAAATTCATCTGAAGTATGGTTAACAACAAAATCAAGCATTAAGAACATATTGTTTTTACGTGCCTTTTTGGTGAAATCCAAAAAATCTGCCTTGGTACCATACTTACTATCAATATCATGATAGCTGTTTACGGCATAACCGCCGTCATTTTCACCATCTGGCCGGGTGGTAATAGGCATTAGATGTAGAAAATTAATTCCTAGATCATCAAAATAAGGCAGTTTATCTTTAAGTCCGTTAATGTCTTTGTTAAACCTATCAACATACATTTGCATACCCACCATTTGTTCGCTTTGGTACCAATTACCAGAATTTAAACGGTCAATGTCTTGATTTTGCAGTTCTCTTGGTCGGTTTTTAAAGAGTGATTCTAAGGTGTTTAACAGCGTATTGAAAAATACTTTGTGTTCTTTCTCTTGGTATAAAGAGAAAAATTGGGTTTTAATAAGAGAAATGTTTGTAGCTAACCTCTGATCAAACAAAGATTGGGTACTTCTCTTCTTTTGGTCCCTAGAGGCCAACAATCTTAATAATTCCGCCTGGTTCATATTAAGAATCTAATTGTTGTAAAGTAGGTAGGGATTCTATTGCGCCAAAGTTTTCTGTAGTGATGGCGCCGGCTTTATTAGCTCTGGCAACCATGTTGGTCAATAGGTTTTCGTTTGTAAGTAAGTCTTCAAAATTTGAGTATTGCGCAATTTGTTGAAGAAAGCAGCCAATGAAAGCGTCACCTGCGCCTGTAGTGTCTTTTGGGGAGACTTTTATACTAGGTATGGTCTTCTTGAATTTTTCGGTACTTAATAATGTACCTTCTCCACCAAGGGTAACAACTATAATTTTTGTTCCCATTTCATGAAAAATTTGGCAAGCATCTTCAAGGTCCTCTTTACCTGAAAGAAGTTGGGCTTCTTCAAGGCTAAATTTGCATAAATGAGATTTTTCAATAAAAGGATGGCATTTTCTAATAAATACGTCCTCTTTATTTTTCCAAAGGTCAACTCTATAATTAGGGTCAAAACTTATAATGGCATTTTTGGTAAGACCATCAAAAAGATATCTGCTATAAGTTTCCTCTAACGGACCTCCCAATAAAGCTGTTGCAGCACCAAAGTGTATTATATTATTATCAAAATTTGATTTTAGTGAAGAATCATAGGTAAGCTCTTTATCTGCACCACGGCTAAACACAAAATCTCTTTCACCATCTTCGGCAATAGAAACAAAAGCTAGAGTAGTGAAGGTATCGCTTTTCTGTGCTAACGAAATATCTACTTTTTCATTTTCAAGAATACGCAATAGAAAAGACCCAAATGGATCATTGCCAACTGCACCAACGAAGAAGCTATCACCACCAAGCTTACTAATGGCACAAGCTACATTGGCAGGTGCACCACCTGCTTTTTTGGAAAATTCTTTTGCTTTTGATAAATCTTTGCCTTGGTTCTCGGCAACAAAATCAATCAGCAATTCACCAATACAAAAAACCTTTTTCATAGTACAAAAAGAAAATTAGGAGGTCTAAGTTAAATAGAAATGGTCGCTTCAGCCTAAATAATCTTAAATAAATATTAAATTATAGTTGTGTGCGGTTTATTTTTATGATTTATTACCCAAGGTATTTTGGGTCTGTTGCCTAATTGCATATCTTGAATTGCACATTTTTAAAACACAAACCGACTATGAGCATATTTGATGAAATTAAGAAAAAACTAAGTCATGAATTTATTGACATAGTAGAATGGTTAGATACTAGCAATGATACCATTGTACATAGATTTGAGCGTTATCAAAACGAAATTAAGAATAACGCAAAACTGATCGTAAGGGAAGGGCAAACCGCAGTTTTTATAAATGAAGGGCAGTTGGCAGATGTTTTTAAACCTGGTACGTACACACTAAACACCCAAAACCTACCTATTCTTACAACGTTAAAAGGATGGAAATACGGATTTGATAGTCCGTTCAAGGCAGAGGTATATTTCGTAAATACCCGTTTGTTTACAGATGAGAAATGGGGAACTAAAAATCCGTTCATGCTTAGTGATGACCGGTTTGGTCTGGTAGAAATACGTGCTTTTGGCACTTATAGTTTTAGAATAAGTGATCCAGGTAAGTTTGTAGTAGATGTAGTGGGTACCGATGGTAATTTTACCAATTATGAAGTAAACGAACATTTAAAAAGTTTAATTGTAACCCGATTTACAGATACTGTTGGTGAAGCCAATTTACCTATAGAGTTATATGCGGCCAATACCAGTGAACTCTCTGAAACTTGCCAAGAGGTTATGCAACCTGAGTTCAATAGGGTAGGTATAGAATTAGAGCGATTCTACATTGAGAATGTGTCTATGCCAGAAGAACTTAAAAAGGAAATTTTTGAGTACAGCCGTTTAGATAAATTGGACATGGGTAAACTGGCACAGTTCAAAGCGGCCAAGGCTATGGAGCTGGCAGCAAAGAACGAAGGCGGTACTGCAGGTGCTGGCATGGGCATGGGCATGGGTTTTGTGCTGGCTCAGCAAATGGGTGGTCTAATGGGGCAACCGGCAACACAGCCAATTGGTGGTCAAGCAGTACAACAACCACAGGCGCCACCACCAATACCAGCACAGGTTAGTTATTTCTATGCCGTAAACGGTCAGCAGCTGGGCCCTGTTTCTTTTGAGAAATTAAAGGAGCTCTTTGCAAGTAGAACCATTAATAGAGACTCCTTAATTTGGAAACAAGGAATGGAAAATTGGGCGGCACTTAAAGAAATTGAGGAGTTAAAATCTTTCTTGGGTGGTAATACACCACCACCTTTACCAACGGTCTAAAAAATGTAAAAAAATTACTGGACAATCTTTCTTTTTTTAGATAAGGTATACTCTCTATGGACGATATTCAACAATCGGAATATAAAAAAGCGTGCGCCAATTGTGGGGCAGAACTTAAATTTAAGCCAGGTTCCCATCAACTTACCTGCGAATATTGTGGTTATGAAGAATTTATTGAACAATCTAAGAGCAGTTTTGAAGAACTAGAACTAGAGCACTACTTAAAAATTGTTGGTGAAAATGCATATACGGACACCATTGAGTTATTGCATTGTAAAAATTGTGGGGCAAACCAGCATGTAGAGGAAAACTATAAATCATTAAATTGTGTGTACTGTAGTGAACCTTTAATACGGGAAGACGTTGAAAAAGAAGGTTGGATCTTGCCCGGTGCCTTGGTGCCGTTTGAATTGGATGCAAAGAAGGCACAATCTATTTTTAAATCTTGGGTAGGCAAAATTTGGTTTGCACCGGATAATTTGAAAAAAGCAGCATTAGATCCAGAAGGTTTGCATGGTCTTTATATTCCTTACTGGACTTTTGATGCCAGTCTTTTTGCGTCTTATCAAGGGCAAAGAGGAGATTATTATTACGAAAATCAGACCTATAATAGTGATAAGGGCAAAAGAACTAGAAGGGTTCGTAAAACAAGATGGACGTATGCTTCTGGTAAAGTAGATGGGTTTGTTGATGACATCTTGATCAGTGCATCGGAAAAAAAGAGAAAAGAAATACCGTCAAAGGTTGCTTTTTGGAACCTAAAGGATTTAGTGGTATTCAACTCCAAATATTTATCGGGGTTTGTAACAGAGAAATATACCGTTTCATTAAAAGAAGGTCATCATAAGTCTTTTCAAGAAGCCAAAAATATAGCCTATAACTGGATCAGAAGAGACATTGGTGGCGATACCCAACGAGTGGCAAATGCCGACATTAAATTATCTAACGAGAAATTTAAACATATTCTGCTTCCTGTTTATATAAGCTCCTACAGATATGAGGGAAAGGAATATAACTTTTATATAAATGGACAAACCGGGGTGCTTAGCGGAAATAGGCCATATTCATTCTGGAAAATCTTCTTTTTAGTACTTTTTATACTTGTCATAATCACCATAATTGCGATTTTTGCTAAATGAATATAAATAGAACACTGGTTGTAGGTGACATTCATTCGGGCTTACAAGCGTTAAAACAAGTGCTTAGTAAAGCAGCTGTAACAGAACACGATACTATAATATTTTTAGGGGATTATATAGATGGATGGAGTGAAGCGGTAGAAACTATTGATTACCTTCTAGAATTAAAGAAAAAATACAATTGCATATACCTAAGGGGCAATCATGATGAACTTTGCTATGAATGGTTGACAGGTAAAGCGGATAACCCAACTTGGTTTATGCATGGTGGTGAAGCTACTTCCAATTCTTACGCCAATATTTCTAGCAAGGATAAAGAGATTCATCTCAATTTTTATGAAAGTCTAGAGAATTATCACTTAGATACCGAAAATAGGTTGTTTTTACATGCAGGATTTACTAACTTAAAAGGAATTGAGCATGAATATTTTACAAAAACGTTTTACTGGGACCGTACCTTATGGGAGCTAGCTCTTTCTCTGAACAAAAATTTAGAAGAAGATCATATACATTACCCAAAACGACTAAAGAATTATTCTGAGATCTATATTGGTCATACACCAGTAACAAGAATTGGTAAAACTACACCGCAAAAAGCGGCCAATGTTTGGAATATTGACACAGGTGCAGCTTTCAAAGGACCTTTGACCATTTTCAATGCAGATTCAAAAGAATACTGGCAAAGCGATCCCGTACATACGTTTTACCCTAATGAAAAGGGTAGAAACTAAGAAAACAGTTAACTTTACTAAAAATGGATTGTTTAAATGACGATCTTTGATAAAAAATAAACTATGTCTACTAAAAATATAAGATTAGAAGTGATGCAGGCTTTAGAGCCTCAGGTAGAAGGATTTATGGATTCTTTCCTTATTAAACCAGAGGATATATGGCAGCCTACGGATTTTTTACCAAATTCTGAAAAAGATACATTTTTACAAGAAGTAAAAGATATTAGAGAAGAGTCTAAAGAACTTGGTTATGATTTTTGGGTAACCATGGTAGCGGATACGATAACTGAAGAAGCTTTGCCAACCTATGAATCTTGGTTGATGGATGTAGTAGGTATAGACCAACATGGTGATCATAAGACCAATGGTTGGGCAAAATGGGTAAGAGCTTGGACAGCAGAAGAGAATAGACATGGCGATGTGTTGAACAAGTATCTATATTTATCCGGTAGGGTAAATATGAGAGAAATAGAGTTGACCACCCAACATTTAATTTCAGACGGTTTTGATATTGGTACGGATCGTGACCCTTATAAGAACTTTGTATATACCTCTTTTCAAGAATTGGCTACCAATATTTCACACAAGCGTGTTGGGCAAATGGCTAAGAAGAAAGGAAATACCCTGTTAGGTAAAATGTGTACAATTATTGCAGGTGATGAAATGAGACACCACTTGGCATATAGAGAATTCGTTAAGACTATTTTTGGCGAAGATCCATCTGGTATGATGATTGCCTTCGCAGATATGATGAAGAAGAAGATTGTAATGCCTGCTCATTTTTTAAGGGAGTCCGGTGGTACAATTGGATCGGCATTTGAGAATTTTTCAAATTGCGCACAACGTTTAGGTGTATATACAGCACAGGATTATGTAGATATATTAAGCAAATTAAATGCTTATTGGCAGTTAGATTCTGTACGTTCTTTAAATGAGGAAGCAGAAAAGGCTCGTGATTATTTAATTAAATTACCGGCAAGGTTAGAGCGAATTGCGGAAAGAATGAAATTTCCAGAAGATCAATATCACTTTAAGTGGGTAGAAGCTAATGGAGCATTATAAAATAAAAAATCCCGATAATTCATTATCGGGATTTTTTTTGCTAAACGGTGATTTATAGTTTACCGTGTTTATGCTCATCTTGCCATTTAACAAGTTCTGTCCATTTACCTTCATAACACATTTTAGCTTGCATTGGCCAAGATGCCGGGTCGTGTATCTTATACCGTGTTCCACCTGTATCCAATATTTTCTGACAATCTTCAAGACTGGCTTCAGAAAGTGCTTTCCAGGTTTTAATACCATGGTCTTTGAACATACCTTCAATTTTTGGACCAATACCTTCTACAAGTTTTAAATCGTCTTGTTTAACGGTTTTGCCAAAAGCAGCTTTTGCAGCGGCGCCATCAAAAGCTAAGGCGCTACTTGTAGCGGCACCGGCGGCAAATGATGCTGCTGTAGCAGAAGCACCAAGATTTGTGCTTGTCGTTGGCGGTACGGCTTTGCTAGCGGCAATTACCTTTTGGTTACAGGCATCTAAATCGGCTTTTAATTTAGTGTTGCTAGCCTTTAAGTTGTTCAATTCTGCCAATTGGGCGTTTAACTTTGTATTATTGGCTTTAAGACTGTTTATTTCAGCAGAGTTGTCAATTACTTTGGTAGAACCTTTACCGAGTAGATAACCTAAAATACCGCAGATAAGACCTACTAACAATGGAATTATCCAGCACCAAATACTCATATTTTCAAAATTCATGATTTTACTTATTTATAGGATTAGTGTATGTTTTAATTTAATGTAATAACTGTTCTTCTATTTTTTTCTCTGCCTTCTTCGGTAGTATTTGTTGCAATAGGTTGGGTCTGCCCTTTGGATGTAGCAATGATTTTACTTTCAGCTATACCGTTTTGCATTAGATAGTTTTTGGCGAATTCTGCCCTGTCTTGCCCTAGCCTCATGTTAGTACTTGCTTGTCCAGTAGCATCGGTATGGCCTACAACACTTACTGTTGCATCTTCAACTTTATCTATATATCTAGAAATATCTGCAACCTTTTGGCGCTGCTCGGCATCTAGGTAAATAGAAGCTTCTGCAGTATTAAAGTAAAGTATTAACGGGTCGGCCTTAATTTTCTCATAAAGGGCATTAAGGTCATCCTTTTCATTAACAGATCGCTCTTCAATATCAAAAGAAGCCGCACCCCAATAGGTATTTTCTTTAGGTACCATGTCATCCATTAGTTTGCCCAAAGTATTTATTTGTGCAGTAGAAATACCTTTAGATGCTAAATCATTTTTTATGGCATTGGCTCTTGCTAAACCTAAATTAGGAAACGCTGAGTTGTTCTCTTCTTCACTTGTGTAATAACCGGTGACATTGACTACGTTGCCATCATTTGCTTCTAAATAGCTCTTAAGACCATTAATGCCTTTTGTAAGGTTGGCGCTTAAAGGCATTAAAATAGCATTGGAAGAGACATTAAAATTGTAGTTGTCATTGGTATTATAGGCAAATCCGTTTGCATCAATGGCAAAAGGGTAAGATGTTGCCGAGGGTTCTTTTACGATTACTTTTTCTTTAGCGGGTTCTTCATGCGTACTTGTTGCATTACATTCGCTACAACAAGTGATAAAGAAATAAGTACCTATTAGAATGGTAATCAACATACCTAATAAATACGTTATTGTTTTTGTCATTATTAATACTGTTTAGTGTTTAGCCCACAATTTATTAAAAAAATCTTAAAAATGTTAAATCATTTGAGCCTAATTGCCTTACAGTCAATCATTATAGTAATAACAGTTATGTAGCGTATAGTACCAAGTATACGATCAGTTGGTGAGATTGTAAAAAAAGTTAATCATGCAACAACTATTAATTGCAATTTTGCGTAAGTATTTAAATGGTATGCATCTCCCCACAAAGTTTGGGCATTGATTATACAATTTAAAGTTTTGAGTTAGTTGGTTAAAAAATCCTGTCTTCAATATGTCGACAGGATTTTTTTATGTTCAATAGTTTATAAAGTAGGTTTCCATCTATACAATTTTTACATGAATTTGTACAGATTTCACACCATTAAAGGATACAATTTGTTAGCTTGAAACAGCTGTATTTGTATTGAAAATGAAGAAAAAAGTAAAAAAGTGTTTTAATTTTCTTTGCATGTTTATCGTACTGGGCACTCAAACTTTATTACATGGAAGTTGGTCTCATGAACCACCAAATAGAAAAGCTGCTTAGTTAATAAACATGCAAAAGAAAATATGATTTGATTATAGGTCGAATTTTATTCCCTGAGCCAATGGCAGTTCGGTAGTAAAATTAATGGTATTGGTCTGTCTTCTCATATACACTTTCCATGCATCTGAACCACTTTCACGACCACCGCCAGTTTCTTTTTCTCCACCAAAGGCACCGCCGATTTCTGCGCCAGAGGTACCAATGTTTACATTAGCTATACCGCAATCACTGCCCCAAGCAGAAAGAAAACGTTCTGCCTCTCTTAAATTATTGGTCATAATTGCAGATGACAGCCCTTGAACAACTCCATTTTGAATGGCGATGGCATTTTCAACGTCACCGGAATATTTTAAAAGATAGAGAACAGGTGCGAAAGTTTCGTGCTGAACAATTTCAAAATCATTACTTGCCTCTGCAATGGCAGGTTTAACATAACAACCACTTTCATAGCCTTCACCATCTAAAACACCACCCTCAACAATTAATTTACCACCTTCTTCAACTACCTTTTTCAAAGCATTTTTATAATGTGAAACAGCATCAGTATCAATCAATGGTCCTACGTGGTTATTCTCATCTAATGGATTACCTATTCTTAATTGCTGGTAAGCGGCAACAACGGCATCTTTCACTTTGTCATACATAGATTCATGAATAATCAATCTTCTGGTTGAAGTACAACGTTGCCCAGCCGTTCCTACGGCACCAAAAACGGCACCGATAACGGTCATTTTTAAATCGGCATCCGGTGTAACAATAATAGCATTGTTTCCGCCCAACTCCAATAGAGATTTTCCAAGACGGGCGGCAACTGCTTGGGCAACTATCTTACCCATTCTAATTGAACCCGTAGCGGATACCAACGGTATTCTATTATCTTGGGTCATAAGTTCACCAATCTTATAATCGCCGTTTATTAGGCAGGAAATTCCTTCGGGTAGGTTATTTGCCTTAAAAACTTCAGCAGCAATGTTTTGGCAGGCTACACCACATAAAGGGGTTTTTTCTGATGGCTTCCAAACACAAACATCACCACAGATCCATGCCAACGCTGTATTCCATGCCCATACGGCAACCGGAAAGTTAAAGGCGGAAATAATACCCACTACACCAAGTGAATGGTATTGCTCGTACATTCTATGCCCAGGTCTTTCAGAATGCATGGTCAATCCGTGCAATTGTCGAGAAAGACCAACGGCAAAATCGCAGATATCTATCATTTCTTGCACTTCTCCTAAACCTTCTTGGTAGCTTTTTCCCATTTCATAGGAAACCAGTTTTCCAAGGGGCTCTTTTAGCTCTCTAAGTTTGTCACCAAATTGTCTTACAATTTCGCCACGTTGAGGTGCGGGTTTTGTTCTCCATTGCTTAAAAGCAGTGGTAGCAGAAGACATTACTTTTTCATAATCTTCTTTTGTGGTCGTTTTTACCTTTGCAATTAAAGATCCGTCTACAGGTGAGTAAGATGAGATAATATCTCCTGAGGAGAAATGATCTGATCCGGTTGATGTACCGTCATTTACCTCTTTAATTCCAAGTGCCTTAAGGGCATCATGTATTCCAAAATCTGCTGCTATTTTTGACATTTTATAACTTTTTACGCAATTAATGTTAGATATATTACAAAAATACAAAGAATTTTGTCTTTAGGAAGAACTAATTACAACTAGGCAAATTTGACCATCAACCATAGAATAATACCTGCCAAGGCAGGTACACTCTGTACAATAAATATCTTTTTGCTTACCGAAACGGCACCGTACATACCGGCGACAGTAACACAGCCTAAAAAGAAAAGGGCTACGTTACATGACCAGTTACCATCAGAAATCAGTAAGGACCAAATTAACCCTGCTGCCAAAAAACCATTGTAAAGTCCTTGGTTTGCCGCCATTTGTTTAGTGGGTATAAATAAATCTTTCGGGAAATTTTTAAACACCTTTCTACCGGTAGTGGTCCATGCGAACATTTCTATCCATAAGATGTAAACATGAATAAATGCTACAAGTACTGTAATTATTTTAGCTAATACTATCATTCTTCCTTGGCAATAAAACGTTCGTCAACAGACATTACCGTGCCGCAATTATCACATGTTCTCAATTCTTTTGAACTGTAAAAATGTTTAAAGTGTGCTAAAAAATCTTTTTCTATGTCATGAAGGGTGAAATAGGCTTCATAGAGTTTATGATTACAATTGTCACAAAACCAAAGCAAACCATCATCAACATTCATGCTAGCTCGTTTTCTTTCAATGACCAAGCCAATAGATCCCTCTTTGCGAACAGGAGAATGTGGCACTTTAGCAGGATGTAAATACATATCTCCCGGACCTAATTTCATGGTCCTTTTTTTACCGTCTTCT
The sequence above is a segment of the Maribacter dokdonensis DSW-8 genome. Coding sequences within it:
- a CDS encoding ATP-binding protein, whose amino-acid sequence is MINKRLLVKNLLAHNDENSFYDKKRFIAIGEKEGKGKFLKHVCALANSNPSNNSFIVIGVEDEDNSIVGVDFFDDSKIQNLVNAYLDNPPLISYENIPFPHLPEGKVVGLVTIKSIGKICSLRKNIWKYYGGSVFFREGSISLPKVFDIELKDINSEAVATIEQHAKNNIELTLDGVIDFINHRHKDLESDYKVFKEQFVVCWAGNKKVVNGVTYYYRVDIELINEQVKLFYSNLDEVTITYDNDSFSTIEFVQLGLGAKQKYYPLEKVVINFSENGTYQIKSDLLFDPPVHDKEELKKIYESNNALVIKAKKNVELTIAEIKQLKYLADSYLICFLNGFEEAKERMEKARQILKPKYPNINASLKEALRVLRKVKYS
- a CDS encoding amylosucrase; amino-acid sequence: MNQAELLRLLASRDQKKRSTQSLFDQRLATNISLIKTQFFSLYQEKEHKVFFNTLLNTLESLFKNRPRELQNQDIDRLNSGNWYQSEQMVGMQMYVDRFNKDINGLKDKLPYFDDLGINFLHLMPITTRPDGENDGGYAVNSYHDIDSKYGTKADFLDFTKKARKNNMFLMLDFVVNHTSDEFEWAQKAKEGDLHYQNYYYTYPDRHIPDEFEKTMPEIFPQSAPGNFTYCPEMEKWVMTCFNSYQWDLNYRNPEVFIEMLSNLVGLANLGVDVIRFDALAFLWKKLGTLSQNLPEAHTLISLFRMCLQVVAPGVILLAEAIVAPRNIIKYFGEGILTGNECEVAYNASLMALLWNSIATKKASLLVKSVSDIPTKPEDATWINYIRCHDDIGLGYDDDFVRAMGYDPTAHKQFILNYYCGKLDWSPAKGLMFMYNPKNGDGRITGSAASLLGLETALEQKNDKIIDYAIAKILMMHGIILTYGGIPMIYAGDEIATLNDYSYEQNQEHINDNRWVNRPIQNWDVVSKIEKDIKSAPSIVYNGLKDMIRIRKEHSVFADTNDLKVHGCPNEHIFVFERTNKNETIWVLSNFNEVTEMINVGWLLSIGIHTGKKSTDLLSGKTLELIRNELPLKPYEQLWIKNI
- a CDS encoding carbohydrate kinase family protein is translated as MKKVFCIGELLIDFVAENQGKDLSKAKEFSKKAGGAPANVACAISKLGGDSFFVGAVGNDPFGSFLLRILENEKVDISLAQKSDTFTTLAFVSIAEDGERDFVFSRGADKELTYDSSLKSNFDNNIIHFGAATALLGGPLEETYSRYLFDGLTKNAIISFDPNYRVDLWKNKEDVFIRKCHPFIEKSHLCKFSLEEAQLLSGKEDLEDACQIFHEMGTKIIVVTLGGEGTLLSTEKFKKTIPSIKVSPKDTTGAGDAFIGCFLQQIAQYSNFEDLLTNENLLTNMVARANKAGAITTENFGAIESLPTLQQLDS
- a CDS encoding SPFH domain-containing protein — translated: MSIFDEIKKKLSHEFIDIVEWLDTSNDTIVHRFERYQNEIKNNAKLIVREGQTAVFINEGQLADVFKPGTYTLNTQNLPILTTLKGWKYGFDSPFKAEVYFVNTRLFTDEKWGTKNPFMLSDDRFGLVEIRAFGTYSFRISDPGKFVVDVVGTDGNFTNYEVNEHLKSLIVTRFTDTVGEANLPIELYAANTSELSETCQEVMQPEFNRVGIELERFYIENVSMPEELKKEIFEYSRLDKLDMGKLAQFKAAKAMELAAKNEGGTAGAGMGMGMGFVLAQQMGGLMGQPATQPIGGQAVQQPQAPPPIPAQVSYFYAVNGQQLGPVSFEKLKELFASRTINRDSLIWKQGMENWAALKEIEELKSFLGGNTPPPLPTV
- a CDS encoding metallophosphoesterase family protein — translated: MNINRTLVVGDIHSGLQALKQVLSKAAVTEHDTIIFLGDYIDGWSEAVETIDYLLELKKKYNCIYLRGNHDELCYEWLTGKADNPTWFMHGGEATSNSYANISSKDKEIHLNFYESLENYHLDTENRLFLHAGFTNLKGIEHEYFTKTFYWDRTLWELALSLNKNLEEDHIHYPKRLKNYSEIYIGHTPVTRIGKTTPQKAANVWNIDTGAAFKGPLTIFNADSKEYWQSDPVHTFYPNEKGRN
- a CDS encoding acyl-ACP desaturase — its product is MSTKNIRLEVMQALEPQVEGFMDSFLIKPEDIWQPTDFLPNSEKDTFLQEVKDIREESKELGYDFWVTMVADTITEEALPTYESWLMDVVGIDQHGDHKTNGWAKWVRAWTAEENRHGDVLNKYLYLSGRVNMREIELTTQHLISDGFDIGTDRDPYKNFVYTSFQELATNISHKRVGQMAKKKGNTLLGKMCTIIAGDEMRHHLAYREFVKTIFGEDPSGMMIAFADMMKKKIVMPAHFLRESGGTIGSAFENFSNCAQRLGVYTAQDYVDILSKLNAYWQLDSVRSLNEEAEKARDYLIKLPARLERIAERMKFPEDQYHFKWVEANGAL
- a CDS encoding OmpA family protein; its protein translation is MTKTITYLLGMLITILIGTYFFITCCSECNATSTHEEPAKEKVIVKEPSATSYPFAIDANGFAYNTNDNYNFNVSSNAILMPLSANLTKGINGLKSYLEANDGNVVNVTGYYTSEEENNSAFPNLGLARANAIKNDLASKGISTAQINTLGKLMDDMVPKENTYWGAASFDIEERSVNEKDDLNALYEKIKADPLILYFNTAEASIYLDAEQRQKVADISRYIDKVEDATVSVVGHTDATGQASTNMRLGQDRAEFAKNYLMQNGIAESKIIATSKGQTQPIATNTTEEGREKNRRTVITLN
- the amaB gene encoding L-piperidine-6-carboxylate dehydrogenase: MSKIAADFGIHDALKALGIKEVNDGTSTGSDHFSSGDIISSYSPVDGSLIAKVKTTTKEDYEKVMSSATTAFKQWRTKPAPQRGEIVRQFGDKLRELKEPLGKLVSYEMGKSYQEGLGEVQEMIDICDFAVGLSRQLHGLTMHSERPGHRMYEQYHSLGVVGIISAFNFPVAVWAWNTALAWICGDVCVWKPSEKTPLCGVACQNIAAEVFKANNLPEGISCLINGDYKIGELMTQDNRIPLVSATGSIRMGKIVAQAVAARLGKSLLELGGNNAIIVTPDADLKMTVIGAVFGAVGTAGQRCTSTRRLIIHESMYDKVKDAVVAAYQQLRIGNPLDENNHVGPLIDTDAVSHYKNALKKVVEEGGKLIVEGGVLDGEGYESGCYVKPAIAEASNDFEIVQHETFAPVLYLLKYSGDVENAIAIQNGVVQGLSSAIMTNNLREAERFLSAWGSDCGIANVNIGTSGAEIGGAFGGEKETGGGRESGSDAWKVYMRRQTNTINFTTELPLAQGIKFDL
- a CDS encoding DUF1304 domain-containing protein, whose amino-acid sequence is MIVLAKIITVLVAFIHVYILWIEMFAWTTTGRKVFKNFPKDLFIPTKQMAANQGLYNGFLAAGLIWSLLISDGNWSCNVALFFLGCVTVAGMYGAVSVSKKIFIVQSVPALAGIILWLMVKFA